A part of Acropora palmata chromosome 8, jaAcrPala1.3, whole genome shotgun sequence genomic DNA contains:
- the LOC141889803 gene encoding uncharacterized protein LOC141889803, with translation MHSGALKFDKGNLYVCLEKKWEPVKLISSALNLNPLKDYGFHQENPGRSCNDILAKAGEKKLENGIYWIRIKESSSPLGSETFKVYCDMESGSGWTMVFKLNGRRDSGKTLTYAQLYKDSIAFEENNTDALSTKWNEKISGYKSRIMIAQVFPEFSASKAKIVLYKNDKSLEKDLLFDVTSSDGPTWFWHRKLTTSSWDDIKATQFTGGKSVFSTRVDQNKLFVIGKKEIKEKCDLKEGWLKVLDHGGRCANFPVKKTSGIYYSTKKTATLWSKGETVGEADVLAIFLQ, from the exons ATGCACTCTGGAGCCTTAAAGTTCGACAAAGGGAACCTGTATGtctgtttggaaaaaaaatgggaaCCCGTTAAGCTTATATCGTCCGCACTAAATCTAAATCCACTAAAGGATTATGGCTTTCACCAAGAAAACCCGGGAAGATCTTGCAACGATATTTTGGCTAaagctggtgaaaaaaaactcGAAAATGGAATCTACTGGATACGTATTAAAG AATCATCATCTCCTCTTGGTAGCGAGACCTTTAAAGTGTATTGTGACATGGAATCAGGATCAG GTTGGACCATGGTATTCAAACTAAATGGTAGACGTGATTCTGGAAAGACCTTGACGTATGCGCAACTTTATAAAGATAGTATTGCATTTGAGGAAAACAATACAGACGCTTTGTCTACAAAATGGAACGAGAAGATCAGCGGATATAAAAGCCGAATTATGATAGCCCAGGTTTTTCCCGAATTCAGTGCATCTAAG GCGAAAATAGTATTGTACAAAAATGACAAGTCACTTGAAAAGGATCTCCTCTTCGATGTAACGTCATCAGATGGGCCTACATGGTTTTGGCATAGAAAATTGACGACCAGCAGTTGGGATGACATAAAAGCCACTCAGTTTACTGGTGGTAAAAGTGTCTTCAGTACTCGAGTGGaccaaaacaaactctttgTCATTGgcaagaaagaaattaaagaaaagtgTGACTTAAAGGAAGGATGGCTAAAGGTCTTAGATCACGGAGGAAGATGCGCCAACTTTCCAGTCAAAAAAACTTCTGGAATTTATTACAGCACTAAGAAAACTGCTACTTTATGGAGCAAAG GTGAAACTGTTGGAGAAGCTGACGTGCTGGCCATATTTTTGCAATAA